The sequence AGCTCATTCGCGGGCGACACGCCGTTGGGGGCCTGCAGCCACTCCCACTGGTTCAGCGTGGTGCTCTCCACGTCGATGTGCGTGTTGCCGCCGTTGCCCGTGCCCAGGCCCACCTTGCCGCTGCGCACGTAGACCCACGCGCCCGACAGCGAGTGGTCCGGCCCGTCGGTGTCGCACGGGTTGTCGGACTGGAACACCTGCACGAGCCCGTTGCGCTCGGCCGTGGTGATGACGCGCATCATCCGCGCACCCGACACGCGCGTAGACGACTTCACCTCCGTGTAGAAGCGCGCCGGCGCTGTGTTGGCGAAGAGCGTCCAGTTCGCCGCCGCGGACACGCCCGCGCCGCCCGGCACTGACACGCTCGTCGTCACCGACACGGTGTTGCCACTCAGCGTGTCGAAGTCCGGGTTCTTGAGGAGGTTGGGCATCTCCAGCACGGTGGCGGTGTCGACGAAGAACTCCGCGCCTCCGACGTCGGCGGAGTAGATGACGAACTCATTGGCCGGCGACACGCCGTTGGACGCGGTGAGGTACTCCCACTGGCCCGTCGTCTGGCTCAGGGCATCCAGGCCCGTATTGCCGCCGTTGCCCGTGCCGATGCCAATCTTGCCGCGCAGCACGAACACCCACGCTCCGGCGGTGGCCTTCTGCGGCCCCGTGCCGAAGGGCTTGAACACCTGCACCAGGCCGTTGCCCCAGCCCAGCGTGTTCACCTGAATCATGTTCGAGCTGCCCGAGTTGGGCCGCGCCGACGGCAGCACGCGCGAGTAGATGTAGCCCGGCGTGTTGGTGAACATCGTCCAGCCGTCCGCCGCGGACCAGCCCGCGCTCCCGGGCGCAGGCGTCGTCACGGTGACGGGATTCACGAGGCCTGCCGTGTCGAAGCTCCCGTTGCTCAGGAGGTTGGGCTTGCGCGGAGTGATGCAGATGCCCTGCTCCGTGCTCGCGAGCTCGGACGCGTCGGTGACGCCGGCGTCCTCGGGGACGGGACCACAGGCGATGGAGAACAGCAGGGCGGCGGACAGCAGGGCACGGCGTTGCATGAGAGGCTCCTTGGGGTTTCGTGTTGAAGCGATGCCCCTGGAACGCGCCTCTTTTTGAATCTTCCCGTGCCCTGCTTTTTCCCTCGCGGGATGACGTGACTACTTCGTGGGAGGAACGCGGTCCGCGCCCTGGCGCTCGACCATCCATCCCGGGTACTCGGGAGCGAGCTTGGAGACGGCATCGAGCTTCGCGAGCTGGTCCGCCGTGAGCTTCAGCGTGGTGGCCGCGAGGTTGTCCTCGAGCTGCTGCTCGTTCTTCGCGCCGATGATGATGGTGGTGACGTGCGACTGGTGCAGCAGCCACGCGAGCGCCACGCGCGCCACGGAGACGCCGTGCTCCTTCGCCACGACGTCCATGACGTCGATGACGTCGTAGGCGCGCTCCTTGTTGATGGGCGGGAAGTCGAACTCGGCGCGGCGGCTGCCCTGCGGGCCCTGCTGCTCGCGGCGGTACTTGCCGGACAGGAAGCCGCCGGCCAGCGGGCTCCACACCATGAGGCCCAGGTGCTGGTCCTTCATCAGCGGCACCAGCTCGCGCTCCAGGTCACGCCCGGCGATGGTGTAGTAGGCCTGGAGCGACTCGAAGCGCGCGAGGCCCTTCGCCTCGCTGATGCCGAGCGCCTTCATGAGCTGCCACGCGGCCAGGTTGGACGCGCCGAGGTAGCGCACCTTGCCCTGGTGCACGAGGTCATCGAACGCGCGCAGCGTCTCGTCGAGGGGCGTGACGGAGTCGTAGCCGTGAATCTGGTACAGGTCGATGTAGTCGGTGCCCAGGCGCTTCAGGCTCGCGTGCACCGAGTCCATGATGTGGCCGCGAGACAGGCCGATGTCATTGGGACCGGGCCCCATGCGCCCGCGCACCTTGGTGGCGAGCACCACGTTGGAGCGCTTCGCGCCCAGGGCCTTGCCGAGGAGCTGCTCGGAGACGCCGTTGGAGTAGACGTTGGCGGTGTCGAAGAAGTTGATGCCCGCGTCGAGGGAGCGGCCCACGAGCTTGTCCGCCTCCGACTGGCCCTGCGTGCCGACAACTTTCCAGAAGCCCTCACCACCGAAGGTCATGGCTCCGAAGCACAGCTCCGAGACGAACAGGCCGGTGCGGCCGAGCTGCCGGTAATTCATGAGTGCCACCTCGTGTGTCCTGCTGGGGGGAAGAGGGCGGTAGGTGTAACGGCTTTGAGTGGACGGCGCAGCACAACCCGTGCATGAGGGACGCCGTGCGTTTCGTGGGCTGGGATTTGACGGACCCGTACTCGCGCGCGTGTCGCCCGGTGGACATCGCGGAGGTGGACTCGCGCGGGCGGGTGCGCTTCTCCGAAGCCCGGTGGCCCACGCGTCCGGCGCGGAGTCGTGACTTCGACCCCGCGTCTCTCGCGGCGGCGTTCACCGTGGACAGTGACGACGTGCTCGTCGTGGACGGGCCTCAGGCGCTAGCGCGGCAGGGAGCCACGGTGCGCGAGGCGGAGCGGTTGCTCCGTGCTCCTGGGAGGACACCGGATGTGCTGCCTGAGTTGGGGCGTCCGTTCTCCGGGTTCGTGCGAGGGAGCGTGTTGCTGTTCGCCGGACTGCGGGCCCGGGGTGGACTGCCGATGTTGGACGTGGACACGGCGTCACTGAGTGAAGCGCGACTGTTCGAGGCGTTTCCTGGTGCGGCGTGGAGGGCGCTGGCTGTGGAGAAGTTGGGGGCAAAGGCGTCGCGCGAGGGGCGCGAGCGGCGGAGGGCAGTGCTGGAGGCGCGCGGCCTTCGCTTTCCGAGCGGCGAGCTGCCCACGCATGACCAGCTCGATGCGGCACTGTGTGCGTGGTTGGGGTGGTTGACGCGGAAGGCGCCGGAGCAGGTGGTCGCGGTAGGGGCGCCGCTCGTGGTGGATGCGCACGGGTGGATGCGTGAGGGGCGCATCCTGGATTTGCTTCCCGTGCGGAAACGATGAGCAAACCGTGAGGATTCACGGAGGGCCGTGGCGCAGGGTGTGCCCATGCGCCAGTGGCTCGTGTGTCTCGCGCTCCTGCTCGGGGCGTGCACGCAGATTCATAAGGGACCGCTCCTCTTCGAAGATGCACTGGGAACGCGAACCTGTCGCGATGATGAGACCACATGGCCCGACGTGTTCCCGAGGCATGCATTCTCCTTCGAGCTCGGATCGAACTTCGCCATCCAATTCATGGATGAGAGATCCCAGCTACTCGAACACTGCTGGTCCTCGGGCATCGCGCGGAAGATGCAGGAAGACTCCCTGCTTCCAGCGCCACCTGACCTGGAGGCCTACCGCTTCACGTGGGTCCGTTCGTTCGATGACTATGTCGTCATCCGCGTCGAGCACCGCGGTCCTGTTTATTCGCTGCACGTGAAGGTGAGGGCGCTTTACAGCGCCGACTGGCTGGCCAATCCGCACATCGTGCTCACTCCGGGCCACGGTATTGGCGACTGGCTGACCGACCGGCGCATCCTGCTCACTCCGAGCCAATGGCAGGAGCTCCGTCGCCGACTGGAACAGGCGCGCTTCTGGCTGGACAACCGTTACCGCACGGAACCGGAGGTCATCGCGTACATGGACGGTGCAACGTGGATGCTCGAAGGAGTTCGAGGCGGGAGCTACCACATGCTGTACGTCCACTCTCCTCATGCGGAAGGCCCTGCCGTCGCCTTCCGCGCCGCATGCCTGTACCTCGTCGAACTCTCCGGCCTCTCCATTCCAGAAGACCAGGTGTACTGACCGCGTTGTCACCACTGTCCACGGCGTTGACAGTGACGGGGCCGTGAACCCGGTGACTCCCTGAGGTTCCGCACGGTTGCGACGCGGCACCGCGCTGGCCACACCGTTGCACAGAGAGCAGGGTATGACCGCCGCCTTCTACCTGCTGCTCGCCATCGGACTGCTGGGCGCCTTCGACGTCCTCTACTTCCACACGTGGCGCGGCCGTCTCAACGAGCGTGCCGAGTGCCAACGTGAAGTCCTCTGGCACACCGTGCGCCACCTCATCTACGGACTCCAGTTCCTCTGGGTGCCGCACCTGCGCTTCCAGGGCGCGGCGCTCGGATTGCTCGCGGTGCTCTACGCGGCGGATGTCTTCGTTGCCTGGGCGGATGTCTGGGAGGAGCGCGACAGCCGCGCGCCCCAGGGTGGCCTGCCTCGCGGCGAGTACTTCATGCACGTGGTGCTCAGCGTGCTCGTGGGCCTGTACCTCATGTCCATCTTCCACGCCGTGTGGCCCGACCGGCTCCTGCCCACCGGCCTGCGCGTGGACCCTCCCGCCGTCCCCGTGGCCCTGCGCACGCTGATGACCGTGATGGGCGTCGTGGCGCTCGCTTCGTTCGCTCGCGACCTGGTCCGGTGGTTCGCGTTCCGCCGCATGCCGGTGGCCTCGCTTCCGAAGCAGCCTCCTCCGCGCCGCATCGTCGTGGAGGCCCTCATCCCCGCTCCCGTGGAGCTCGTCTGGGAGCGCACGCAGGACCCGGAGCTGCACACCGCCTGGGACGTGCGCTTCACCTCCATCCGCTATCTGCCGGAGTGTGACTCGCGCGGCTTCCACCTCATGGACTACCGCACGCACCTGGGCTTCGGCATCGAGGTGAAGGGCTGGGGCCGCTACCTCGCGAACACGCCGCTGGTGCGCTCCACGTTCGAGTTCGGCTCAGAGGACTTCCGCAGCCTCATCCTCAAGGGCCGCGGCCTCTGGCTCTACGAGCGCAGGCCCGAGGGCACCTTCTTCAAGACGGTGTTCGACTATCAGACGCGACACGGCGTGGTGGGCGAGTTGCTCGATGCGGTGCTGTTCCGCCCGGTCATGCGGCTCGGCACGGAGTGGGGCTTCGAGACGCTGCGACGCTGGTGCGCGGGAGACGAGGGCGCGCTGGCGCGTGGCCGCTCGCGGTGGCGCTTCGCGGTGTTCTGCATCACTCGCGTGCTGGGCAGGACGCCGGCTCCTGAGGCGGCTCGGAGCTGGCTCGGCTCCGGCAATGAGGGCCGCGAGTCGGTGACGGCGCCCTCCTGTGGAGAACTTGTGGAGGTGTCGCCGTGAGCGGCGCGAGCTCGGCGGAGCGGAGGGCCGGCGCTTCACCCCGGAGCACGGTGGAGCGGTTGGGACGGAGGCCTGCGCTCTCCGGACCCTGTGCGGATGGCAATGAGACGCCGCGCGAGGCGTCGAGCTGGGAGGACGCTCTGATGGCCCCTGTTCCCACGGAGCCCGCGAATACGCCGAGGCGCTTACTCGATGCTTCTTCAGACCTTGCTCCCTCCGAGCTCGCGGATGCACGGAGATGGTTGCCCGAGGCTTCCTCGGATGAAGCGCTCCGCGCGTTCGTGCTCCGTCAGCGCGCATCCCGCCGCTCTGTGACACTGCTCGCGGACTTCTACCGGGCCTACCCCTGTCGCATGGCGAAGGTGCATCTGCTCGTCGCGAGCGCCGTGGCCCTCGGCCGCTTCTGGGGCGTGTCCGCTCCGTTCGCTCGCCTGGGCGCGGCGGTGTTGCCTGTGGACTCGCTGGGGCGGCCCCGGACCGCCGCGTGGGCTTCGTACGCTCGGGCCTGCGTGGATGGATTGCCCCTGGAGATTCGCGACGAGCGGTGGATTGAGGCCCACCTCCAGGATGCAGCAAAGGCTCGGGAGGCGGGACACGAGGCGGCCTTCCTCGTGGAGGCGCGTGCTCATGAGGGCGAGCCGCTGTGGCGTCTCCTCGTGCAGCACCTGGAGATGACGCTCGGCTCCCGCTTCTTCGACCAGCCAGCCCTCGCGGGTGCCGTGTCCGGTGAGGCGGCGATGGCTCACGGCATGGCCGTGACACTGGGACGACTGCTGCGCGCCGGGTGGAGCCTGCTCCAGCACTATGCCTTCGCCACCGCTCGCGCGGTGCTCTTCCCTCGCTGGCCCGACTTCGTGGGACTGGTGGGCGAGCGGCGCGCGGCCGGGTTGCTGCTCTCCAGCTTCATCACCGCGTGGGCCGCAGCTGGTGTGTATCGCCGAGGCATCCGAGCGCTTCATCGCGGCCAGTGCGTGGGCCCGACAGCGGCCTGGCCCCTGCTCGCGGCCACGCTCGGCGATGACGTGACTCGAGTGGACCCTCGCGTGGTGCGCTTCTACAGCAACCCCGGTGCCTGGGCCGTGAGTGCCTCCGTGGAGCTACGCACTCGCACGGCCCGAGCCATTGCCTGGGTGGCCACGCGGCTATTGGGGCAGGGAGTGTCGGAGCATGGCGCTCGGGCCTTTCCCTCGCGCTTCCGTACGTTCCGCCGCGTGGATGGCTCCATGCACTTCGTCCGCGAGCTGTACTGCGATGGAGTGCTGCGCGTGTTCGACTCCGACTTCGTCGTGCGCAATGGCCAGCTCTACGAGGTCTTCGTCGAGCACGGGCTCGAAGTGGAATTGAACGTCCGCGTGCTGGAGGACGGTGGCGTGTCGCTTCGTGGCCGCCGCGTGCGGTGGCATGGGCTGCCAGTTCCGCTGTTCGGCCTGTGCGTCGAGTTCCGCACCCACCCCGCTCCGAATGGCTCCGAGTCCGTGGACATCATCGGCACGCTGTCCCCCGAGGGCATGCATGAGAACCCGCTGGGCCGCATCCACTACGCGGCTTCTCTCGACGAGGTCCGCGCGACGCAGCCTCCGGCCGTGGCCTGAGTGTGGATGCGTCCACAAGTTCTCCACAGTAGAGGCTCACGCTCTGCGCTTGCCGCCACCTCGGGTGTGTCCTCGGACGCCGAAGGCTCTCGCGGGCACGGCACGACGGGTTCTTGGAGTCACCTGCGGTCTCTCCCGGTCCTCGAAGGTGAGGTCCATGTAGAGCGCGCCCGGCGGTGGCGTGCTCGGCAGGCACCGTGAGCGGAGCCGTGCGACTCCGTTCCCCTCGGAGATGACTGCGTACCGCTGCGTATCGCCTCCCACGGGAAGGATGGCATCGAGGATGTCCTCGCCCGGCGTCCCATGGTCCCCCGCCTGGAGGAAGTGCACCGGCCTCAGCACGTCCCGCTGCTTCATCAACGTCCAGCTCCGTGCACCCGCGTCTCCCGCGAAGAGCAGCCTCCAGCCACGCCACTCCAGGCTGAAGACGATGCTCATGTTCTTCGCCGTCGTGTCGATGGCCAGCAGGTCGTCACCCATTCCCTGACGCCGCCACGAGAGCAGGTTGTAGAAGGCGCTCGCATCCACTCCAGCCGGAGGCGTGGGCACGTGGAGCGACACTCCGCCTCCCGGTCTCCGCTCCAATCCCAGCGCCACCGGGAAGACGCGGCCCGTGTACTCGCGGGTCTCCGCCTCGGGCGCCCAGACCTCCAGCTTCGCTTCCTTGAATGGATGCGTTCCTTCCAGCTTCGCGCCCCGGCACACGTAGTGTGGATGTTCCGCCAGGCCCCGAAGGAGCTCCGCGTGTTCCTCCGCCTTCCGATAGTCATTGCCGAGCAGCAGCGACTGCACGGAGCCACGCGCTGCTTCCGGCCTCAATCGGCAGTACTCGCTCAGGTCGTCGTAGAGCGCCTTGCTCCGTGCGAGCTGTCTCGCCGAATCGCCGTGCTGCTCGGAGTAGTCCGGTGCCGCCGAGGCCGTCAGCCAGGCATGACGGAGCTTCAATCGCTCCAAAGACTGCGAGCCCTGCACCGAGTCGAGGTGCTCATGTGACAACACGTAGAGGTCCAGCGGAGCGCCATCCAGTTGCGTCAGCACATCCTCCAACACGGGACGGAAGGCCGGGTCCTCGCCCACCAGCACATGGCCCGCGTCGATGAGCACGTGCCGCACCGTCGTGAGGCCCGTGCCCGCATCCTGGTCCGGCACCGACACGAGCAGCGTGTCTCCGAACCTCGCGCTGTAGGTCCTCACTCGCAGCGTGGCCATCACCCACCCCCGCCCTGGAAGCTCCGTTCCTCCACCATGTGCAGCATGTGCGCCGTGCCCACCACGCGGAGCACTCCGCCGGAGCACTCCGCCTGGATGGCACCACACAGCGGCTTCCCATTCGGACCGAGCGCTTCCTTCCCCACGCGCAGCAGGTCCTCGTCCAACAACCACCGCACCATCCCGTCCCGCTCCAGCTTCCGCGTCACGTCCCGGTCCGACGTGAGAAGCACCCGCACCCGCCGCGTCTCACAGTCGATGACGAGCGTCGTGCCGAACGTCACCTGCCTCCAGTCCGGCAGCTCTCCACCCGGCACCTCATCGGGCTCGTCCACCTTCCAGGAGACCTTGAAGATGCACTCCCGCACGCGCCGCCTCGCGTGCGCTCCGGCCGCGTAGGACAGCTTCTCCACCACCAGCCTCGGCTCGATGTGGAACGAGCGTCCCCTCGGGATGCGCAGGAACCCACGGTGCCGGTTCGCGAAGTCGTAGGCGGCCCAGTCACTCTTCGCCAGCGTGTCCAGGTCCACTCGCGCCAGGGCGGAGTGACTGTAATTGGTCCGCACGCGCAGCTCGTCCGGGTGGCTCACGATGCCCCGGCGCACGAACTCCTGGCACAACCACTGGCGCGGCTCGCCGCTGTCCGGGTGCGCGGCCTCGTCCGCGGCGAGGATGGCCCGGCCCAGGTCCGCGAACGACACCTCTCCCGGCGGCAGGTAGTCCAGCCCCCGGTACAGGCTGCGCTTGAAGCGTGACGTCGCCACCGCCAATGCCTTGCGCGACACACGCCTCCGCGCTTCCTGCCACGCCGGCTCGGCCACGAAGCCCTGGTTCTCCAGCGGCGGTGGCGCGGCCGCCTCCTCCGGGGACACTGTCTGCCGAGCCACCTCCGTCGGAGCCACCAGCGACGTGCGCGCCTGTTGCTTGCGGGTGAGCTCGTCCTTCAACGCCTCATGCAGCCGCAACAACACGCTGTAGAGCGCGCCGGCGAGCACCTCGCTCAGCGCGTGCGGCTCCAGCGTGGTGACGACGTCCTCCGGCTTTCCTCCGTCGATGGGCTTCAGCGTCTTCTCGTTGAGCAAATCGCGAAGGTGGGCCGGATGTCCCAGCGCCCGACCGAATTGCTCACCAATCGCACTGAACGCTCCGGAGCTGGCGATGCTGCCCTGCTGTGCCTTCAGCACCTGCCGCACGAGCGCCCGGCACCGGAAGGCCGCGAGCGCCGCGGTGAGGTCCGCTACCGCTTCATGCATCGCGAGCGCCTGCGGCGACAGCGCGTGGTACAGGTCCGGGAGGATGCCATCCAGCACCGCGTGCGCCGTCTCGTGCGCGATGATGTCCTGCGAGTGGCAGGTGTAGATGCGCTCCTCTCTACGCCCGTCCAGCAGCGGGTGCCGGAAGTAGAAGAACTGAAGGCTGCGGGACTCGCGCTGGTAGAAGGCGTTCGCCCACTCGCCCGCCTGGGGCACCACGAGGAGCTGCGAGCCCTCGAACCCCCAGCGCACCTTGCGGCCGAGCGCATCGTCCTCCTCGAACATCTCCAGCGTCCGGAGCACCGCGCCAAAGACGCTCACCTGGATGACATCCGGCGCGTCCAGGCGACCCGGGTCCTGGAGGCGGAAGGTGCCCGGGTCTCCATCATGCTCGGGCGGTTGGTAGCGCGCGCCCCGCCTCAACCTGCCGTTGCTCGCATCCAAGTCGAGCACCGCCACGCGCGGCGACACGGGCCCATCCAGCACCGCTTCCTCGCTTCGAAGGCGCACCCACTCCATCGCCTCCATGCCCCGCTCACCGGCGGCGACCGGGTCCTGAATGAAGACCGGGATGCGGATGTCGACGGCCATGTCCTTCCCCAGGCGGTTCCTCGGGGGTGGAGTGACAGGCCCGAGAATGTGACGCGAGAGAGGGAGGACAGGAGAACGGGCGCTCCTCACGCGTCGAAGCGGCGCCAGCACTGGCACTCCGAAGCTTCCGCGTCCGTCGCGGCACTTCGGGGTGCGCTCGACGCCCGCCTGCTCCCCGCTGCTATGGTGCGGCCACCATCATGAAGCCATTGCTCCTGTCGGTGCTGTCCACCATCAGCGTTGTCCTCGGTGTCGTCGGCCTGGGCGTCCTGGTCTGGGGATTCCTCCGGATGCGGCAGAC comes from Pyxidicoccus parkwaysis and encodes:
- a CDS encoding SRPBCC family protein, whose amino-acid sequence is MTAAFYLLLAIGLLGAFDVLYFHTWRGRLNERAECQREVLWHTVRHLIYGLQFLWVPHLRFQGAALGLLAVLYAADVFVAWADVWEERDSRAPQGGLPRGEYFMHVVLSVLVGLYLMSIFHAVWPDRLLPTGLRVDPPAVPVALRTLMTVMGVVALASFARDLVRWFAFRRMPVASLPKQPPPRRIVVEALIPAPVELVWERTQDPELHTAWDVRFTSIRYLPECDSRGFHLMDYRTHLGFGIEVKGWGRYLANTPLVRSTFEFGSEDFRSLILKGRGLWLYERRPEGTFFKTVFDYQTRHGVVGELLDAVLFRPVMRLGTEWGFETLRRWCAGDEGALARGRSRWRFAVFCITRVLGRTPAPEAARSWLGSGNEGRESVTAPSCGELVEVSP
- a CDS encoding aldo/keto reductase, translated to MNYRQLGRTGLFVSELCFGAMTFGGEGFWKVVGTQGQSEADKLVGRSLDAGINFFDTANVYSNGVSEQLLGKALGAKRSNVVLATKVRGRMGPGPNDIGLSRGHIMDSVHASLKRLGTDYIDLYQIHGYDSVTPLDETLRAFDDLVHQGKVRYLGASNLAAWQLMKALGISEAKGLARFESLQAYYTIAGRDLERELVPLMKDQHLGLMVWSPLAGGFLSGKYRREQQGPQGSRRAEFDFPPINKERAYDVIDVMDVVAKEHGVSVARVALAWLLHQSHVTTIIIGAKNEQQLEDNLAATTLKLTADQLAKLDAVSKLAPEYPGWMVERQGADRVPPTK
- a CDS encoding DUF429 domain-containing protein, producing the protein MRFVGWDLTDPYSRACRPVDIAEVDSRGRVRFSEARWPTRPARSRDFDPASLAAAFTVDSDDVLVVDGPQALARQGATVREAERLLRAPGRTPDVLPELGRPFSGFVRGSVLLFAGLRARGGLPMLDVDTASLSEARLFEAFPGAAWRALAVEKLGAKASREGRERRRAVLEARGLRFPSGELPTHDQLDAALCAWLGWLTRKAPEQVVAVGAPLVVDAHGWMREGRILDLLPVRKR
- a CDS encoding DUF4166 domain-containing protein yields the protein MPEASSDEALRAFVLRQRASRRSVTLLADFYRAYPCRMAKVHLLVASAVALGRFWGVSAPFARLGAAVLPVDSLGRPRTAAWASYARACVDGLPLEIRDERWIEAHLQDAAKAREAGHEAAFLVEARAHEGEPLWRLLVQHLEMTLGSRFFDQPALAGAVSGEAAMAHGMAVTLGRLLRAGWSLLQHYAFATARAVLFPRWPDFVGLVGERRAAGLLLSSFITAWAAAGVYRRGIRALHRGQCVGPTAAWPLLAATLGDDVTRVDPRVVRFYSNPGAWAVSASVELRTRTARAIAWVATRLLGQGVSEHGARAFPSRFRTFRRVDGSMHFVRELYCDGVLRVFDSDFVVRNGQLYEVFVEHGLEVELNVRVLEDGGVSLRGRRVRWHGLPVPLFGLCVEFRTHPAPNGSESVDIIGTLSPEGMHENPLGRIHYAASLDEVRATQPPAVA